In one window of Kitasatospora sp. MMS16-BH015 DNA:
- a CDS encoding TerD family protein, which produces MPVSLSKGGNVSLTKEAPGLSAVTVGLGWDVRTTTGAEFDLDASAIVLNEGGKVLSDGHFVFFNNTSSPDGTVVHTGDNRTGEGAGDDESINVNLAGLPAEAVKVVFPVSIYDAVSRGQNFGQVRNAYIRVLNAAGGAEIARYDLSEDAATETAMIFGELYRNGAEWKFRAIGQGYASGLSGIAQDFGVNL; this is translated from the coding sequence ATGCCTGTGAGCCTCTCCAAGGGTGGCAACGTCTCGCTGACCAAGGAGGCCCCCGGCCTGTCCGCCGTCACCGTCGGCCTGGGGTGGGACGTCCGCACCACCACCGGCGCCGAGTTCGACCTGGACGCCAGCGCCATCGTGCTGAACGAGGGCGGCAAGGTGCTCTCCGACGGGCACTTCGTGTTCTTCAACAACACCAGCTCCCCGGACGGCACCGTCGTCCACACCGGCGACAACCGCACCGGCGAGGGCGCGGGCGACGACGAGTCGATCAACGTCAACCTGGCCGGCCTGCCGGCCGAGGCCGTCAAGGTCGTCTTCCCGGTCTCGATCTACGACGCCGTCTCGCGCGGGCAGAACTTCGGCCAGGTGCGGAACGCCTACATCCGCGTGCTCAACGCCGCCGGCGGCGCCGAGATCGCCCGCTACGACCTCTCCGAGGACGCGGCCACCGAGACCGCGATGATCTTCGGCGAGCTCTACCGCAACGGTGCCGAGTGGAAGTTCCGCGCGATCGGCCAGGGCTACGCCTCGGGGCTCTCCGGCATCGCGCAGGACTTCGGCGTCAACCTCTGA
- the arfB gene encoding alternative ribosome rescue aminoacyl-tRNA hydrolase ArfB — MGGMTEPIRVRGSVAVPDAELVWRFSRSSGPGGQHVNTSDTQVELRYDLAASAALPPVWKERALERLAGRLVDGRYLVVRASEHRSQWRNREVAAARLAALLGEATAPPPKARRATKPSRGMVERRLENKKHRATLKQGRGRVQW; from the coding sequence ATGGGCGGCATGACTGAGCCCATTCGCGTACGGGGGTCGGTGGCCGTCCCGGACGCCGAGCTCGTCTGGCGCTTCTCGCGGTCCTCCGGCCCCGGCGGACAGCACGTGAACACCTCGGACACCCAGGTGGAGCTGCGGTACGACCTGGCGGCCTCGGCCGCCCTGCCGCCGGTGTGGAAGGAGCGCGCCCTGGAGCGGCTGGCCGGCCGCCTGGTGGACGGCCGGTACCTGGTGGTCCGGGCCTCCGAGCACCGCTCGCAGTGGCGCAACCGCGAGGTCGCCGCCGCCCGCCTGGCCGCCCTGCTCGGCGAGGCCACGGCCCCGCCGCCGAAGGCCCGCCGGGCCACCAAGCCGAGCCGGGGCATGGTCGAGCGCCGGCTGGAGAACAAGAAGCACCGTGCGACGCTCAAGCAGGGCCGCGGCCGCGTGCAGTGGTGA
- a CDS encoding putative quinol monooxygenase: MSETILRTDDGATFMINCLDVEPEKQKELAEVMSEGAEKYIRHRPGCLSVNVLTSNDGKRVLYIAQWRSKADIKATLSDPNVQAVRDRASELAKPDAHAYTVYALHHPDPETPETPETSETPETPVV; this comes from the coding sequence ATGAGCGAGACCATCCTGCGCACCGACGACGGCGCCACCTTCATGATCAACTGCCTGGACGTCGAGCCGGAGAAGCAGAAGGAACTGGCCGAGGTGATGAGCGAGGGCGCCGAGAAGTACATCCGGCACCGCCCGGGCTGCCTCTCGGTGAACGTGCTCACCAGCAACGACGGCAAGCGCGTGCTCTACATCGCCCAGTGGCGCAGCAAGGCCGACATCAAGGCGACCCTCTCCGACCCGAACGTCCAGGCCGTCCGCGACCGCGCCTCCGAGCTGGCCAAGCCGGACGCCCACGCCTACACGGTCTACGCCCTGCACCACCCGGACCCGGAGACCCCGGAGACCCCGGAGACCTCGGAGACGCCGGAGACGCCGGTCGTCTGA
- a CDS encoding 3-deoxy-7-phosphoheptulonate synthase, which translates to MTGLTTLDSPVDLDEHLPLDLDTAVQQPSWADPVRAAATRAELARLPGLVTDEEVRQLRALLAEAASGHYEVIQAGDCAEDPAECDPSTVMRKAGLLDALAGVMVAGTGRPVLRIGRIAGQFAKPRSTDTELVDGVELPVYRGHLINGPEPTPADRRADPRRMLDCYHAAAAAVTHLRQRTSAWTLPSGAPVWTSHEALVFDYELPLLRRAASGRILLTSTHLPWIGERTRQPDGPHVMMLARIANPVACKVGPTMRPEELLALCARLDPERESGRLTLISRMGADAVSTALPPLVTAVQEAGHRVVWLCDPMHGNTVKSPSGAKVRSVRTLAAEVLAFRQAVTEAGGTPAGLHLETTPFDVAECVWGDPAELGTQAPGPARRAAAPSHCDPRLNPAQAVELARTWADPLPRPT; encoded by the coding sequence ATGACCGGCCTGACGACGCTCGACTCGCCCGTCGACCTCGACGAGCACCTCCCGCTGGACCTCGACACGGCCGTGCAGCAGCCGTCCTGGGCGGATCCCGTCCGGGCGGCGGCCACCCGCGCCGAGCTGGCCCGGCTGCCCGGGCTGGTCACCGACGAGGAAGTCCGCCAGCTGCGGGCCCTGTTGGCGGAGGCGGCGAGCGGCCACTACGAGGTCATCCAGGCCGGCGACTGCGCCGAGGACCCGGCGGAGTGCGACCCCTCGACGGTGATGCGCAAGGCCGGGCTGCTCGACGCCCTGGCCGGGGTGATGGTGGCCGGCACCGGCAGACCGGTGCTGCGGATCGGCCGGATCGCCGGGCAGTTCGCCAAGCCGCGCAGCACCGACACCGAGCTCGTCGACGGGGTCGAACTCCCGGTCTACCGGGGACACTTGATCAACGGCCCCGAGCCGACCCCGGCGGACCGCCGGGCCGATCCCCGGCGGATGCTGGACTGCTACCACGCCGCCGCGGCGGCCGTGACGCACCTGCGGCAGCGCACCAGCGCCTGGACCCTGCCCAGCGGGGCCCCGGTCTGGACCAGCCACGAGGCACTGGTCTTCGACTACGAGCTGCCGCTGCTGCGGCGGGCGGCGAGCGGTCGGATCCTGCTGACCTCCACCCACCTGCCCTGGATCGGCGAGCGGACCAGACAGCCGGACGGCCCGCACGTGATGATGCTGGCCCGGATCGCCAACCCGGTCGCCTGCAAGGTCGGCCCGACCATGCGGCCGGAGGAGCTGCTCGCCCTCTGCGCCCGGCTCGATCCGGAACGCGAGAGCGGCCGGCTCACGCTGATCTCCCGGATGGGGGCGGACGCGGTCTCCACCGCGCTCCCCCCGCTGGTCACGGCCGTCCAGGAGGCCGGCCACCGGGTCGTCTGGCTCTGCGACCCGATGCACGGCAACACCGTCAAGTCACCGAGCGGCGCGAAGGTCCGCTCGGTCCGCACGCTGGCCGCCGAGGTGCTGGCCTTCCGACAGGCCGTCACCGAGGCCGGCGGCACCCCCGCCGGGCTCCATCTGGAGACCACCCCGTTCGACGTGGCGGAGTGCGTCTGGGGCGACCCCGCCGAACTCGGGACGCAGGCCCCCGGACCGGCTCGCCGGGCCGCCGCGCCCTCCCACTGCGACCCCCGGCTCAACCCGGCCCAGGCCGTCGAACTGGCCCGCACCTGGGCCGACCCGCTGCCGCGGCCCACCTGA
- a CDS encoding O-methyltransferase has protein sequence MLRNDTLSARNLALTPELHTYLLNQGRMTPDPLLAELIERTRAAIPDQAHMTVAPEEGALLTFLVKLLGAVNIVEVGTFTGYSSLCLARGLPEHGSLVTCDVSAEWTALALEFWGRAGVADRIELRLGDALETLRTMSPKPHLDLAFIDADKPGYIGYWEELVPRLRPGGLLLVDNTLFNGEVIDEHPGEKPAAIRAFNEHARRDSRVELVMLPLADGLTMARRLPSVDLPA, from the coding sequence ATGCTGCGCAACGACACCCTGAGCGCCCGGAACCTGGCCCTCACCCCCGAGCTGCACACCTACCTCCTCAACCAGGGCCGGATGACCCCCGACCCGCTGCTGGCCGAGCTGATCGAGCGGACCAGGGCCGCCATCCCGGACCAGGCGCACATGACGGTCGCGCCCGAGGAGGGCGCGCTGCTGACCTTCCTGGTGAAGCTGCTCGGCGCCGTCAACATCGTCGAGGTGGGCACCTTCACGGGGTACTCCTCGCTCTGCCTGGCCCGGGGGCTGCCCGAGCACGGCTCGCTGGTCACCTGCGACGTCTCGGCCGAATGGACGGCCCTCGCCCTGGAGTTCTGGGGCCGGGCCGGAGTGGCCGACCGGATCGAACTGCGGCTCGGCGACGCGCTGGAGACGCTCCGCACGATGTCGCCGAAGCCGCACCTGGACCTCGCCTTCATCGACGCCGACAAGCCCGGCTACATCGGCTACTGGGAGGAGCTGGTGCCGCGGCTGCGGCCGGGCGGGCTGCTGCTGGTCGACAACACCCTCTTCAACGGCGAGGTGATCGACGAGCACCCGGGCGAGAAGCCGGCCGCCATCCGCGCGTTCAACGAGCACGCCCGCCGGGACAGCCGGGTCGAGCTGGTCATGCTGCCGCTGGCGGACGGTCTGACCATGGCCCGGCGGCTGCCGTCCGTCGACCTCCCCGCCTGA